One Betta splendens chromosome 16, fBetSpl5.4, whole genome shotgun sequence genomic window carries:
- the mdc1 gene encoding mediator of DNA damage checkpoint protein 1 gives MDATQVISEPILESDEEESEAENENKKGRPLAKLYILQNEHIPETELPLFMGDNVLGRDPSTCTLALSAPSISKRHATICISVFRTRRQSEMDMEALVWDLGSMNGTQKGRLKLTPNVRYALSDGDRLVLADIPCHFVSCAMNSASPRGDLRTPVSRNSRVKAELPEASQGTGGSKGTGNPPCVSRETKAEVSLTKTPVSSSCLSFEQTPVQPQGTLVSESDSESEDERRGKRTRTRMLLASDSDSHKSSPTCSTFLSPPNKIVPESEDESPITPSSSFKKEPFKGVSPSKKQTEVDMDQQQLLQKQEFVLGDDSEEEGSTPVVMSRKKDQHVTAKLESKVHLAGDDDLAVCTSEVSTNPVANFNMDSDTDMEGEEEGFTSAGHVTLNSNQVNQPPNTEQFHMDSDTDVDDDEGASHRVPKTVPCSDDHVKPFHVIQPEGIAVDSDTDVDDEPALSDGARKAKPMSSACTADTALSKQQKDFCLDSDTDVDEEAERECGQNKSSSKTDVSQAMLDTNSVSPNSIHAAPHRLSLDSDTEDKAQPTPALSEAPMVFAPTEALPTADTKADFGILPDSDTDVEADSPPVVPVAATTLSVSHTNMSEALQSDSSADTNVEESSISPAGNVDKSADHGVDSSTDVDYKETHVQISELHREVTPELPFPAVQACSTPVQCLGGEMENMETQAFLIPSVSLGSIAVPAIASSSSDSQEEEDFVVAETQSFVLHDHSNNADDHITEPIHGLEPSDGEKNGHSSNGRSFHLGLSDSSHLQCQTQDLAMEITQAFVPVDKSLNLEDTQAYVSDSTPATATAENATEIEVTQAYGVEGEPVTCLVTLEKDKVHFALEATQAYISEPCSDSENEIDEINCPTSSTLAIAETQPMSGFEKEESLASETEEREECGEVAQPQEQFLNKAVCIAETQPMQTCSDEDPEIPINSELSSIETPVDTVADGESDEDSIPVSRKRKAKPLQLEETQSLWSPGGPPTETQPVDAVRNRENGESDDEDIIPGPRKRKAKPLQLEEEQTQPLTNAELSVGETQPVHIGFVETQAMSTRRNGESDVESEGKKSPTFINPELSAVQTQPVEVPENVESDEEDSFPVSRKRRAKPQQLEDTQTLSSSEASTHVSQPVGACEDEESIKEDSIPGPGPLQPTNPEISTVETQATNESIRHPEPGTSGVSTTNKGVTEEKLKAEEQSANCSSSKRQISGKKKALSKSRRRVQSMLDEVESEEEEIEQPKKARGNKCVSPQKDEEEEKRLEIEINQHQQVESIGLIKSKHEERNSEKDEKENGVSEAIKREEEEIEGQHEEERKEHDKQGRFQELDEQQEHKADENMLKVPTRGRRTSRRTAATTTAATNDDVPARRTRSRSNSSNSVSSERSASSISTQEIRGRGRGRGRGGTRISEPPQAATARSSNRRRTVAAESPQGGRSRSNSSNSLNSELSSCSEVSQSRGRGGRQRGRGRKTDSTPSVSSQSDQNSAPKPGARGRRSRAAEGSTSGVFLVDEEKVDSLQAATTRGQQQASAHGSEPVAAHEQGQSNQEGCHDGEESLLTKRNVRGRGQKAKTEPLETLAVSDGDEAKHNRMGRKREMVQNTEGETCRGKDKAQTANAAEEEGKENPVQAKRRGRASTQAKKNTKESASEVEAKEESEDPAAAGKRQRGRPSAAKKMKTEEPEDGSGTSVTAVNQEANLVAPQPRTPTSSVSRKRQLPVDSSPVAKSPRSSCASPVASGQAARQSYKVLFTGVVDEAGGKVLTRLGGSMAKGVSDMNCLVTDKVRRTVKFLCAVAKGIPIVTTHWLEKSGKAGSFLPPNAFAVKDPEQEKKFSFSLQESLRTASSQLLLQGYEIHVTKSVKPEPPQMKDIISCSGATFLPKMPSSYKLQTVVISCEEDWLLCGPAVSASLPVVTAEFILTGILQQKVDVQAYALPPPATNPQPAAGRGRGRKKT, from the exons ATGGATGCTACTCAGGTAATCAGTGAGCCAATTTTAGAGTCGGATGAGGAAGAGAGTGAAGCGGAGAATGAAAATAAGAAGGGGCGACCACTGGCTAAATTGTACATCTTACAAAATGAACACATCCCAGAGACAG AATTGCCCCTGTTTATGGGAGACAATGTGCTGGGCCGTGACCCCTCCACCTGCACACTGGCCTTGTCAGCACCCTCGATATCCAAACGGCACGCTACCATCTGCATCTCTGTCTTTCGGACCAGACGCCAGAGTGAAATGGATATGGAGGCTTTGGTGTGGGACCTAGGAAGCATGAATGGGACTCAGAAAGGTCGCTTAAAGCTGACACCTAATGTACGCTATGCTCTTAGCGATGGTGACAGGTTGGTGCTGGCAGACATCCCCTGCCACTTTGTCAGCTGTGCCATGAACTCAGCTTCTCCTCGAGGGGACTTGAGGACGCCTGTGAGCAGAAATTCCAGGGTAAAGGCTGAGTTGCCAGAAGCCTCACAGGGAACGGGAGGCAGCAAAGGCACAGGAAACCCACCGTGTGTGAGCAGAGAAACAAAGGCTGAAGTGTCATTAACAAAAACTCCTGTCAGTTCCAGTTGCCTGTCTTTTGAGCAAACTCCAGTCCAGCCACAGGGAACCCTGGTCTCAGAGTCTGACTCTGAGTCAGAAGATGAAAGACGCGGAAAAAGAACCAGAACACGCATGCTGCTCG cATCTGATTCTGACTCGCATAAATCCAGTCCAACATGCTCAACATTCTTAAGTCCCCCAAACAAAATTGTCCCTGAAAG TGAGGATGAAAGCCCCATCACACCATCATCCTCCTTTAAAAAGGAACCGTTCAAAGGTGTTAGCCCAAGCAAGAAGCAGACAGAAGTAGATATGgatcaacagcagctgctgcagaaacaggaaTTTGTTCTTGGAGATGACAGTGAGGAAGAAGGATCAACACCAGTTGTGATGTCTAGGAAAAAGGATCAACATGTGACAGCAAAACTGGAAAGTAAAGTCCATCTTGCAGGAGATGATGACTTGGCTGTTTGTACATCAGAGGTCTCCACAAATCCAGTCGCTAACTTTAACATGGACAGTGACACTGATatggagggagaagaggagggattCACGTCTGCAGGTCATGTGACGCTAAACTCAAATCAAGTCAATCAGCCACCAAACACAGAGCAGTTTCACATGGACAGTGATACAGATGTTGATGACGATGAAGGTGCCTCACACAGAGTTCCTAAAACTGTGCCCTGCTCTGATGACCACGTCAAACCGTTTCATGTTATTCAGCCTGAGGGAATTGCTGTGGACAGTGACACTGATGTAGACGACGAACCTGCTCTGTCAGATGGTGCCAGAAAAGCAAAACCCATGTCATCTGCCTGCACTGCTGACACCGCTCtttcaaagcagcagaaagatTTCTGCCTTGACAGTGACACTGATGTTGATGAGGAAGCAGAAAGAGAATGTGGACAAAATAAATCAAGCTCAAAAACAGATGTTTCTCAAGCTATGTTAGATACAAACTCAGTTTCGCCCAATTCTATCCATGCTGCACCACATAGGCTGTCTCTAGACAGTGACACAGAGGATAAAGCCCAACCTACCCCTGCCTTGAGTGAAGCCCCAATGGTGTTTGCTCCCACAGAAGCATTGCCTACTGCAGACACAAAAGCTGATTTCGGTATTCTGCCTGACAGTGACACAGATGTGGAAGCTGATTCTCCCCCGGTTGTACCCGTTGCTGCCACAACCTTATCTGTTTCTCACACCAACATGTCAGAAGCTCTTCAGTCAGATTCAAGTGCTGACACAAATGTAGAAGAATCCAGCATCTCCCCTGCTGGGAATGTGGATAAATCAGCTGATCACGGAGTGGACAGCAGTACAGATGTGGACTATAAAGAGACACACGTACAAATCTCTGAACTGCATAGAGAAGTAACACCTGAGCTTCCATTTCCTGCGGTGCAGGCCTGTTCAACTCCTGTGCAGTGTTTAG GTGGAgaaatggaaaacatggaaacCCAGGCCTTCCTGATTCCTTCTGTTTCTTTAGGAT CTATAGCTGTCCCTGCTATTGCATCGTCCTCCTCAGacagccaggaggaggaagactttGTTGTGGCCGAAACACAGTCTTTCGTGCTTCACGACCATAGTAACAACGCAGATGACCACATCACGGAACCTATCCATGGCCTTGAACCTTctgatggggaaaaaaatgggCACTCTAGCAATGGAAGGTCCTTCCATCTGGGATTATCAGATAGCAGCCATTTACAATGTCAGACCCAGGATCTGGCCATGGAGATCACCCAAGCTTTTGTCCCTGTGGATAAGAGTTTGAATCTGGAAGATACCCAAGCATATGTATCCGACTCAACTCCAGCCACAGCTACTGCAGAAAACGCAACAGAAATTGAGGTTACACAGGCCTATGGAGTGGAGGGGGAGCCTGTCACATGTTTAGTAACGTTAGAGAAAGACAAGGTACATTTTGCCTTAGAAGCAACACAGGCATATATTTCAGAGCCCTGTAGTGATTCAGAGAATGAAATTGATGAAATTAACTGCCCCACTTCATCAACTCTTGCCATTGCTGAAACCCAACCGATGTCTGGCTttgaaaaagaggaaagtttggcaagtgaaacagaAGAGAGGGAAGAATGTGGGGAGGTTGCTCAACCTCAGGAACAGTTCTTAAATAAAGCTGTATGTATAGCAGAAACACAGCCTATGCAAACATGTAGTGATGAAGATCCAGAAATTCCTATAAACTCTGAGCTTTCTTCTATTGAAACTCCAGTAGATACAGTAGCAGATGGAGAAAGTGATGAGGACTCAATTCCAGTTTCCAGAAAACGAAAAGCAAAGCCACTGCAACTTGAAGAGACTCAGTCTCTCTGGAGTCCTGGAGGGCCTCCTACTGAAACTCAGCCAGTGGATGCAGTAAGAAACAGAGAAAATGGAGAAAGTGATGATGAGGACATAATTCCGGGTCCACGAAAAAGAAAAGCGAAACCTCTGCAACTTGAAGAGGAGCAGACGCAGCCTCTCACTAATGCCGAGTTATCAGTTGGTGAAACTCAACCCGTGCACAttggttttgttgaaactcagGCTATGTCTACAAGGAGAAATGGGGAAAGTGATGTTGAATCTGAAGGAAAAAAGTCACCAACTTTCATAAACCCAGAGCTCTCCGCTGTTCAAACTCAGCCGGTGGAGGTGCCTGAAAATGTAGAAAGCGATGAAGAGGATTCATTTCCAGTTTCCCGAAAAAGAAGAGCTAAGCCACAGCAACTTGAAGATACACAGACCTTGAGTAGTTCTGAAGCTTCCACTCATGTAAGTCAGCCTGTCGGTGCATGTGAGGATGAGGAAAGCATTAAGGAGGACTCAattccaggtccaggtcctctCCAACCTACTAATCCTGAAATCTCTACTGTTGAAACCCAGGCTACAAATGAGAGCATAAGGCATCCTGAACCTGGAACTAGTGGGGTCAGTACTACAAATAAAGGTGTGACTGAGGAGAAGTTAAAAGCTGAAGAGCAGAGTGCAAATTGTTCTTCTTCGAAGAGACAGATAAGTGGAAAGAAAAAGGCTTTGTCAAAAAGTAGAAGAAGAGTACAATCCATGTTGGATGAGGttgagagtgaggaggaggaaatagaGCAGCCTAAAAAGGCTAGaggaaacaaatgtgtgagCCCACAgaaagatgaagaagaggaaaagcggcttgaaattgaaataaatCAACATCAACAGGTGGAAAGTATCGGCCTCATAAAGTCAAAACACGAAGAGAGAAATTCTGAAAAAGATGAGAAGGAAAATGGAGTGAGTGAGGCAAttaaaagggaggaggaggagatagaGGGGCAacatgaagaagaaagaaaagagcacGATAAACAAGGACGATTCCAGGAACTCGACGAGCAACAAGAACACAAAGCTGATGAAAACATGCTCAAAGTGCCAACAAGAGGCCGAAGGACATCCAGAAGAACAGCTGCTACAACAACTGCGGCAACCAACGATGACGTCCCAGCGAGAAGAACCAGATCGCGGTCCAACTCTTCCAACTCTGTCAGCTCTGAGAGGTCTGCTTCAAGTATAAGCACCCAGGAGATCCGGGGGAGAGGCAGAGGCCGAGGCAGAGGGGGAACGAGGATCAGTGAGCCGCCTCAGGCAGCCACTGCcagaagcagcaacaggaggaggacagtggcTGCAGAGTCTCCTCAAGGAGGCCGCTCACGGTCCAACTCCTCCAACTCTCTCAACTCTGAGCTCTCCAGTTGCAGTGAAGTCTctcaaagcagaggaagaggaggcaggcagcgaggaagagggaggaaaacagacTCCACCCCATCTGTCAGTAGTCAGAGTGATCAGAATTCAGCTCCCAAACCTGGAGCCAGAGGccggaggagcagagcagcagagggatCGACTAGTGGTGTTTTTCTAGTAGATGAGGAGAAGGTGGACTCACTGCAGGCTGCCACCACAAGGGGGCAACAGCAAGCCAGTGCACATGGCTCTGAACCTGTGGCTGCACATGAGCAAGGCCAGTCAAACCAGGAGGGTTGTCATGATGGTGAGGAATCCCTTCTGACTAAAAGGAATGTCAGGGGCAGAGGCCAAAAAGCCAAGACTGAACCTTTAGAGACACTTGCAGTCAGTGATGGAGATGAGGCTAAACACAATAGAAtgggaaggaagagagagatggTGCAAAATACAGAGGGTGAAACCTGCAGAGGTAAAGACAAAGCCCAGACGGCAaacgcagcagaggaagaaggaaaagaaaatccTGTTCAGGCTAAAAGACGAGGCAGAGCGTCCACTCAGGCAAAGAAGAATACAAAGGAATCTGCCTCTGAAGTGGAGGCGAAAGAGGAGAGTGAGGACCCGGCGGCTGCTGGGAAGAGACAGCGAGGTCGACCATCAGCAGCCAAGaaaatgaagacagaggagcCAGAAGACGGTAGTGGAACATCTGTCACAGCCGTGAACCAGGAAGCAAACCTGGTGGCACCACAG CCCCGGACCCCAACCAGCAGTGTGTCCCGGAAAAGGCAGCTCCCCGTGGACTCCTCCCCTGTGGCAAAGAGTCCTCGCTCCTCTTGTGCCTCACCTGTAGCCAGTGGTCAGGCTGCCAGACAGTCctacaag GTTCTGTTCACGGGTGTGGTGGATGAAGCAGGGGGGAAGGTGCTGACTCGCTTAGGAGGCAGCATGGCCAAAGGAGTGTCCGACATGAACTGTTTGGTGACTGACAAAGTGCGCCGGACGGTGAAGTTCCTGTGTGCCGTGGCTAAAGGAATTCCCATCGTCACGACGCACTGGCTGGAAAAG AGTGGCAAAGCTGGGAGCTTCTTGCCTCCTAATGCTTTTGCTGTGAAGGATCCAGAGCAGGAAAAGAAGTTCAGCTTCTCCCTGCAGGAGTCTCTAAGGACTGCCAGCAGTCAGCTTCTCCTACAG GGTTATGAGATCCACGTTACAAAATCAGTGAAACCAGAGCCACCTCAGATGAAAGATATCATTTCTTGCAGTGGAGCTACCTTCCTTCCTAAAATGCCCTCATCTTACAAG CTGCAGACTGTGGTGATTTCCTGTGAGGAGGACTGGCTGCTGTGCGGCCCTGCTGTCTCTGCATCTCTACCAGTTGTCACTGCAGAGTTCATTCTCACTGGCATCCTTCAGCAGAAAGTTGATGTCCAGGCCTACGCTCTGCCGCCTCCTGCCACTAAcccacagcctgcagcagggaggggaagaggcaggaagaagacatga
- the tubb5 gene encoding tubulin beta-5 chain, producing the protein MREIVHIQAGQCGNQIGAKFWEVISDEHGIDPTGTYHGDSDLQLDRISVYYNEATGGKYVPRAILVDLEPGTMDSVRSGPFGQIFRPDNFVFGQSGAGNNWAKGHYTEGAELVDSVLDVVRKESESCDCLQGFQLTHSLGGGTGSGMGTLLISKIREEYPDRIMNTFSVVPSPKVSDTVVEPYNATLSVHQLVENTDETYCIDNEALYDICFRTLKLTTPTYGDLNHLVSATMSGVTTCLRFPGQLNADLRKLAVNMVPFPRLHFFMPGFAPLTSRGSQQYRALTVPELTQQVFDAKNMMAACDPRHGRYLTVAAVFRGRMSMKEVDEQMLNVQNKNSSYFVEWIPNNVKTAVCDIPPRGLKMAVTFIGNSTAIQELFKRISEQFTAMFRRKAFLHWYTGEGMDEMEFTEAESNMNDLVSEYQQYQDATAEEEGEFEEEAEEDA; encoded by the exons ATGAGGGAAATCGTGCACATCCAGGCCGGCCAGTGCGGTAACCAGATTGGTGCCAAG TTCTGGGAAGTGATCAGCGATGAGCACGGCATTGATCCCACAGGGACTTACCACGGCGacagtgacctgcagctggaCAGGATCAGTGTTTACTACAATGAGGCCACAG GAGGTAAATATGTTCCTCGGGCCATTCTGGTGGACTTGGAGCCCGGCACTATGGACTCCGTGAGGTCTGGACCCTTTGGGCAGATCTTCAGACCTGACAATTTTGTGTTCG GTCAGAGCGGTGCTGGTAACAACTGGGCAAAGGGTCACTACacagagggagctgagctggtGGACTCAGTTCTGGATGTGGTCCGTAAAGAGTCCGAAAGCTGTGACTGCCTGCAGGGCTTCCAGCTCACCCACTCTCTCGGTGGCGGAACCGGATCCGGCATGGGAACTCTGCTCATCAGCAAGATCCGCGAGGAGTACCCTGATCGTATCATGAACACCTTCAGCGTGGTGCCTTCCCCCAAG GTGTCCGACACAGTGGTGGAGCCCTACAACGCCACCCTGTCAGTGCACCAGCTCGTAGAGAACACAGACGAGACCTACTGCATCGACAACGAGGCCCTGTACGACATCTGCTTCCGCACGCTCAAACTGACCACGCCCACGTACGGCGACCTCAACCACCTGGTGTCGGCCACCATGAGCGGCGTCACCACCTGCCTGCGCTTCCCCGGCCAGCTCAACGCCGACCTGCGCAAGCTAGCAGTCAACATGGTGCCTTTCCCGCGCCTGCACTTCTTCATGCCGGGCTTCGCCCCGCTCACCAGCCGCGGCAGCCAGCAGTACCGCGCCCTCACGGTCCCCGAGCTCACCCAGCAGGTGTTCGACGCCAAGAACATGATGGCGGCCTGCGACCCGCGCCACGGCCGCTACCTCACCGTGGCCGCCGTGTTCCGCGGCCGCATGTCCATGAAGGAGGTGGACGAGCAGATGCTCAATGTGCAGAACAAGAACAGCAGCTACTTCGTGGAGTGGATCCCCAACAATGTGAAGACGGCCGTCTGTGACATTCCACCCCGTGGCCTCAAGATGGCCGTCACATTCATCGGCAACAGCACGGCCATCCAGGAGCTGTTCAAGCGCATCTCCGAGCAGTTCACGGCCATGTTCCGTCGTAAGGCCTTCTTGCACTGGTACACGGGTGAAGGTATGGATGAGATGGAGTTCACTGAAGCAGAGAGCAACATGAATGACCTGGTGTCTGAGTACCAGCAGTACCAGGACGCCACCGCTGAGGAGGAGGGCGAAtttgaggaggaggctgaagaggaTGCTTGA
- the flot1b gene encoding flotillin-1b isoform X1: MFYTCGPNEAMVVSGFGRSPPLMIAGGRVFVFPCIQQIQRITLNTLTLNVKSDKVYTRRGVPISVTGIAQVKIQGQNKEMLATACQMFMGKSESEISQIALETLEGHQRAIIAHLTVEEIYQDRKKFSEQVFKVASSDLVNMGIGVVSYTLKDVHDDQGYLHSLGKARTAQVQRDARIGEAQYKRDAVIREAHAMQEKVSAQYKNEIEMAKSQRDYELKKAAYDVEVNSKKAESEMAYQLQVAKTKQRIEEEKMQVQVVERGQQITLQEQEIIRKEKELEAKVKKPAEAEKYKLEKLAEAQRLQLIMEAEAEAESIKIKGEAEAFALEAKGRAEAEQMSKKAEAFKQYKEGAMVDMLLEKLPLMAEEISKPLSAAQKVTMVSSGSSEVGAAKLAGEVLDIMTRLPSAVEKLTGVDISQATGHTTRVR; the protein is encoded by the exons ATGTTCTACACGTGCGGCCCCAATGAAGCCATGGTGGTGTCTG GCTTtggccgctctcctcctctaatGATTGCTGGAGGAAGGGTGTTTGTCTTCCCATGTATCCAGCAGATCCAAAG AATAACACTCAACACACTGACTCTAAATGTGAAGAGTGACAAAGTCTACACCCGCCGTGGTGTCCCCATCTCTGTCACTGGTATCGCACAG GTGAAGATCCAGGGCCAGAACAAGGAGATGTTGGCAACTGCCTGCCAGATGTTTATGGGCAAGTCTGAGTCTGAGATTTCCCAGATTGCTCTGGAAACACTAGAGGGACACCAGAGAGCCATCATTGCTCATTTAACAGTGGAG GAGATCTACCAGGACCGTAAGAAGTTTTCCGAGCAGGTCTTCAAAGTGGCCTCCTCTGACCTGGTCAACATGGGAATTGGTGTTGTCAGCTACACCCTCAAGGATGTTCATGATGATCAG GGCTACCTTCACTCCCTGGGAAAAGCCAGAACAGCTCAGGTGCAGAGGGACGCTAGAATTGGAGAAGCCCAGTACAAACGAGATGCTGTCATCAGG GAGGCTCATGCAATGCAAGAGAAAGTGTCCGCTCAGTACAAAAATGAAATTGAGATGGCAAAATCTCAGCGAGACTATGAGCTGAAGAAGGCAGCCTATGATGTTGAAGTCAACTCCAAGAAGGCTGAGTCAGAAATGGCCTATCAGCTTCAG GTGGCCAAGACCAAGCAGCGTATTGAGGAGGAAAAGATGCAGGTTCAGGTGGTGGAAAGGGGACAGCAGATTactctgcaggagcaggagatcaTTCGtaaggagaaggagctggaggccaaaGTGAAGAAGCCTGCAGAAGCAGAGAAGTACAAGCTGGAGAAGCTGGCTGAGGCACAGCG cctgcagctcatcatggaggctgaggctgaggccgaGTCCATCAAA ATTAAGGGAGAGGCTGAGGCTTTTGCCCTGGAGGCCAAGGGTCGTGCTGAGGCTGAGCAGATGTCCAAGAAGGCGGAAGCTTTTAAGCAATACAAAGAAGGAGCCATGGTGGACATGCTGTTGGAGAAACTGCCACTG ATGGCAGAGGAGATTAGCAAGCCACTGTCTGCGGCCCAGAAGGTCACCATGGTGTCCAGTGGCAGCTCTGAGGTGGGAGCAGCCAAGCTTGCTGGAGAAGTGCTAGATATCATGACCAGGCTGCCTAGCGCTGTGGAGAAACTCACTGGAGTTGACATATCCCAG GCTACAGGACACACCACTCGTGTGCGTTAA
- the flot1b gene encoding flotillin-1b isoform X2: MFYTCGPNEAMVVSGFGRSPPLMIAGGRVFVFPCIQQIQRITLNTLTLNVKSDKVYTRRGVPISVTGIAQVKIQGQNKEMLATACQMFMGKSESEISQIALETLEGHQRAIIAHLTVEEIYQDRKKFSEQVFKVASSDLVNMGIGVVSYTLKDVHDDQGYLHSLGKARTAQVQRDARIGEAQYKRDAVIREAHAMQEKVSAQYKNEIEMAKSQRDYELKKAAYDVEVNSKKAESEMAYQLQVAKTKQRIEEEKMQVQVVERGQQITLQEQEIIRKEKELEAKVKKPAEAEKYKLEKLAEAQRLQLIMEAEAEAESIKIKGEAEAFALEAKGRAEAEQMSKKAEAFKQYKEGAMVDMLLEKLPLMAEEISKPLSAAQKVTMVSSGSSEVGAAKLAGEVLDIMTRLPSAVEKLTGVDISQVH, translated from the exons ATGTTCTACACGTGCGGCCCCAATGAAGCCATGGTGGTGTCTG GCTTtggccgctctcctcctctaatGATTGCTGGAGGAAGGGTGTTTGTCTTCCCATGTATCCAGCAGATCCAAAG AATAACACTCAACACACTGACTCTAAATGTGAAGAGTGACAAAGTCTACACCCGCCGTGGTGTCCCCATCTCTGTCACTGGTATCGCACAG GTGAAGATCCAGGGCCAGAACAAGGAGATGTTGGCAACTGCCTGCCAGATGTTTATGGGCAAGTCTGAGTCTGAGATTTCCCAGATTGCTCTGGAAACACTAGAGGGACACCAGAGAGCCATCATTGCTCATTTAACAGTGGAG GAGATCTACCAGGACCGTAAGAAGTTTTCCGAGCAGGTCTTCAAAGTGGCCTCCTCTGACCTGGTCAACATGGGAATTGGTGTTGTCAGCTACACCCTCAAGGATGTTCATGATGATCAG GGCTACCTTCACTCCCTGGGAAAAGCCAGAACAGCTCAGGTGCAGAGGGACGCTAGAATTGGAGAAGCCCAGTACAAACGAGATGCTGTCATCAGG GAGGCTCATGCAATGCAAGAGAAAGTGTCCGCTCAGTACAAAAATGAAATTGAGATGGCAAAATCTCAGCGAGACTATGAGCTGAAGAAGGCAGCCTATGATGTTGAAGTCAACTCCAAGAAGGCTGAGTCAGAAATGGCCTATCAGCTTCAG GTGGCCAAGACCAAGCAGCGTATTGAGGAGGAAAAGATGCAGGTTCAGGTGGTGGAAAGGGGACAGCAGATTactctgcaggagcaggagatcaTTCGtaaggagaaggagctggaggccaaaGTGAAGAAGCCTGCAGAAGCAGAGAAGTACAAGCTGGAGAAGCTGGCTGAGGCACAGCG cctgcagctcatcatggaggctgaggctgaggccgaGTCCATCAAA ATTAAGGGAGAGGCTGAGGCTTTTGCCCTGGAGGCCAAGGGTCGTGCTGAGGCTGAGCAGATGTCCAAGAAGGCGGAAGCTTTTAAGCAATACAAAGAAGGAGCCATGGTGGACATGCTGTTGGAGAAACTGCCACTG ATGGCAGAGGAGATTAGCAAGCCACTGTCTGCGGCCCAGAAGGTCACCATGGTGTCCAGTGGCAGCTCTGAGGTGGGAGCAGCCAAGCTTGCTGGAGAAGTGCTAGATATCATGACCAGGCTGCCTAGCGCTGTGGAGAAACTCACTGGAGTTGACATATCCCAGGTACACTAG